One window from the genome of Gimesia aquarii encodes:
- a CDS encoding sialidase family protein produces MLYNHKFASVLTMTLLLINHRAQADEKPVSIISKPIKGHIHPSICRARNGVLIVVFKGDNVLMCSRSKDAGKTWLAPKPIPTSAKRPQVIRKVKKFEVYPGTADTLPDGRILVTWNYIADDKQNDGYYERALLYTLSEDQGQTWSEQQLIGPIDEKHLGAVRHNVLPWSNGRWLLPLRVGPPRLFEPQTETLTTYPLVGPDKNQHEFQQIVRTSTESLLAMGPVLLRSTDNGQHWSVANGFPAIPDKRDNAEGRYLTTLSNGRVLVTWGIGNKNYGLRYNLSMDDGQTWDSTQTIVLLPKTPVTARYYSARTVQIDDSHIGTVFMNRNGVHFLKVPLKRLNDPHSANE; encoded by the coding sequence ATGTTATACAATCACAAATTCGCTTCTGTCCTCACAATGACATTGCTTTTGATAAATCACCGCGCCCAGGCAGATGAAAAACCAGTCTCCATCATTTCTAAACCGATCAAAGGCCACATCCATCCGTCGATCTGCCGTGCCAGGAACGGAGTATTGATCGTCGTTTTTAAAGGGGACAATGTGTTGATGTGTTCTCGTTCAAAAGATGCAGGCAAGACCTGGTTAGCCCCTAAGCCGATTCCCACTTCTGCAAAACGTCCCCAAGTCATTCGCAAAGTAAAGAAGTTTGAAGTCTATCCCGGCACAGCCGATACCCTGCCAGACGGCCGCATTCTTGTTACCTGGAACTATATTGCCGATGACAAACAGAATGACGGGTATTACGAACGCGCATTACTCTACACGCTCAGTGAAGATCAGGGACAGACATGGAGCGAACAACAATTGATAGGTCCCATCGATGAAAAGCATCTCGGAGCCGTTCGCCACAATGTACTACCATGGAGTAATGGACGATGGCTATTACCGCTACGTGTTGGTCCGCCACGACTGTTCGAACCACAGACTGAAACGCTCACAACATACCCCTTAGTTGGACCAGATAAAAACCAACATGAATTCCAACAAATTGTACGTACGTCAACAGAGTCGCTACTGGCTATGGGACCGGTTCTGCTGCGTTCCACAGACAATGGTCAACATTGGTCAGTGGCGAATGGTTTTCCCGCTATTCCCGATAAGCGAGACAATGCCGAAGGTCGATATCTCACCACTCTCTCGAATGGACGTGTCCTTGTTACATGGGGAATCGGCAACAAGAATTATGGACTGAGATATAATTTATCGATGGACGATGGACAAACATGGGATTCAACTCAAACGATTGTTCTGCTCCCCAAAACACCTGTAACAGCCCGTTACTATTCAGCACGCACAGTTCAGATAGATGACTCTCATATAGGTACGGTGTTTATGAATCGGAATGGAGTTCATTTTCTAAAAGTGCCACTCAAACGCTTGAATGATCCACACTCAGCTAATGAATAG
- a CDS encoding helix-turn-helix transcriptional regulator, with the protein MLNITGDKLRGHLEMMVLSSLKQGEAHGLEIVKRLEAAGSGALKLKEGSLYPALYRLEQAGYVKAQWEGESSGRRGARRRLYNLTAKGKRKLTQGQQEWTEFVTVMSNILGVPVWKN; encoded by the coding sequence ATGCTAAATATTACCGGTGACAAACTACGTGGGCATCTGGAAATGATGGTGCTTTCCTCCCTTAAACAAGGCGAAGCTCATGGTCTGGAAATCGTTAAGCGATTGGAAGCCGCTGGTTCAGGCGCTTTAAAGCTCAAAGAAGGTTCCCTTTACCCGGCTCTTTATCGACTTGAGCAGGCTGGCTATGTGAAAGCACAGTGGGAGGGGGAAAGTTCAGGACGACGTGGCGCCAGACGACGACTCTATAATTTAACGGCTAAGGGGAAACGGAAGCTAACCCAAGGTCAGCAAGAGTGGACTGAATTTGTTACTGTCATGAGCAATATTCTTGGAGTTCCGGTATGGAAGAACTGA
- a CDS encoding neutral/alkaline non-lysosomal ceramidase N-terminal domain-containing protein: MQLTSRVFILVGLLQWASSTAFGADLLHLEHPQASQVIQRTGVAPGIGFADVKISGRFPDGIDSVTWEYRVVPLADKSAKSTAWTIFKPNRKGKKFEGTARIKAGGWYRLEVRCRKKDNILNVGAVEPMGVGEVFLIAGQSYATNCNDERLKVTDPQQRVVAFNGAKQTWTVANDPQPAPDGSNGGSIWPPLGDALAAELQVPVGFANVGVASTSSKQWMPDGNLHPRLVSAGKALGGFRAILWQQGESDVLGKTSTAQYVKNLQSIRNTAVKVWGFEPPWLLAKSTIHPTVYNDSAGEKQIRDAIDRLIKQPGFFSGPDTDTLNGENRGDAKSRRHFSGIGQRNAAKMWLAAIRREAIPDKDAHSGLRVGVAEVDITPPRGFPMAGYYHERLAEGTIDPLKTKAIVFRDDDTSAALVVCDLVGIATDFSKEVRQIASAKTGIPVKNIVIAATHSHTAPDYMKELYLYLGKEKQKDLRLKYVEKLINGPVSAIIQANQSAKPSILQAGSAQQKTKVAFNRRFVMRDGSVRTWQSFSNPDVVRAAGPIDDEIGLLSIRNPEDGTHRCVLSNFALHLDTVGGTKWSADYPYFIERMLRDEFGSELISIFGTGCCGDINHANPATPVRNKADFIGHSLGQSISKQLSHLKLVENTNLTVHSKVVKLPLQDATREEVDRSIKLLKIANQGGKVDFFDHVTAYKKLILDQLRHHQPLAKTTDHITWGLSRSLSGIGETLPVDVTVMTVGNDVAIVCLPGEVFVELGLAIKQASQFPTTIIVELSNAVETIYIPHRAAYAGGSYEVTNSAVQPGSGEMLVETALTLLRQAATENKAH, translated from the coding sequence ATGCAGCTTACTTCTCGTGTTTTCATTTTGGTCGGTTTACTTCAATGGGCTTCTTCCACTGCCTTCGGTGCAGATCTGCTACACTTGGAACATCCACAAGCCTCACAGGTCATTCAACGAACGGGCGTTGCTCCGGGAATTGGATTTGCTGATGTTAAGATCTCTGGTAGGTTTCCAGATGGAATAGACAGTGTCACGTGGGAATATCGTGTTGTGCCGCTCGCTGACAAATCAGCAAAGAGCACTGCCTGGACAATCTTTAAACCGAATAGGAAAGGTAAAAAGTTTGAGGGGACAGCGAGAATCAAAGCTGGTGGCTGGTATCGCCTGGAAGTTCGCTGCCGCAAGAAAGACAATATTTTAAATGTTGGTGCGGTCGAACCAATGGGAGTTGGTGAAGTCTTTCTCATAGCTGGCCAATCGTATGCGACCAACTGCAACGATGAACGGCTAAAGGTCACAGACCCACAACAGCGCGTGGTTGCTTTCAATGGGGCGAAGCAAACATGGACCGTCGCCAATGATCCTCAGCCTGCCCCCGATGGAAGCAACGGTGGTTCCATCTGGCCCCCCCTGGGAGATGCACTAGCAGCTGAACTACAAGTACCAGTAGGTTTCGCGAATGTCGGCGTGGCTTCGACTTCATCGAAGCAATGGATGCCTGATGGAAATCTGCATCCTCGATTGGTCTCGGCAGGTAAGGCTCTGGGAGGATTTCGAGCTATCTTATGGCAACAGGGAGAATCAGACGTCCTGGGAAAGACTTCGACCGCGCAATATGTCAAGAACCTGCAGTCGATACGCAACACTGCAGTAAAGGTGTGGGGATTTGAACCACCGTGGTTACTGGCAAAATCGACGATTCATCCAACAGTTTACAATGATTCTGCTGGAGAAAAACAAATTCGTGACGCCATTGATAGGTTGATTAAACAACCCGGCTTTTTCTCGGGACCAGATACGGACACCCTCAATGGAGAAAACCGCGGTGATGCCAAATCACGTCGTCATTTTTCCGGAATTGGTCAGCGCAATGCAGCCAAAATGTGGTTAGCCGCGATTCGACGTGAAGCGATCCCCGATAAGGATGCACATAGTGGCTTGCGAGTCGGTGTTGCGGAAGTCGACATCACGCCCCCCAGAGGTTTCCCAATGGCAGGTTACTACCATGAACGACTGGCAGAAGGAACCATTGATCCTCTCAAAACTAAAGCCATCGTATTTCGTGATGATGATACATCAGCCGCACTCGTCGTCTGCGATTTAGTTGGCATCGCCACAGATTTCTCAAAAGAAGTTCGTCAGATTGCTTCCGCGAAAACGGGGATTCCAGTGAAAAATATTGTGATTGCAGCAACGCACTCACACACTGCCCCTGACTACATGAAAGAACTCTATTTGTATCTTGGTAAAGAGAAGCAGAAGGATCTGCGGTTGAAGTATGTTGAAAAACTGATTAACGGCCCGGTAAGTGCAATCATACAAGCCAATCAAAGCGCGAAACCTTCAATACTGCAAGCTGGTTCTGCACAGCAGAAGACTAAAGTTGCATTTAACCGACGATTTGTAATGCGCGATGGCAGTGTGCGCACCTGGCAATCTTTCAGTAATCCTGATGTCGTCCGCGCCGCTGGTCCCATTGATGACGAAATTGGTTTGCTCTCAATACGGAATCCGGAGGACGGAACGCATCGATGTGTACTCAGCAACTTTGCGCTACATCTCGACACAGTTGGTGGGACGAAGTGGAGTGCTGACTATCCTTATTTCATCGAACGCATGTTGCGTGATGAATTTGGTTCCGAACTGATTTCGATTTTTGGAACCGGATGTTGTGGCGATATCAATCATGCCAATCCTGCAACTCCCGTTAGAAATAAGGCGGACTTTATCGGGCATTCTCTTGGCCAATCAATCAGCAAGCAGCTCTCACATTTGAAACTGGTTGAAAACACTAATCTGACAGTTCATTCGAAGGTTGTAAAATTACCGTTACAGGATGCGACACGTGAAGAAGTCGATCGTTCTATAAAACTTCTCAAAATTGCCAATCAAGGTGGAAAGGTGGACTTTTTTGACCATGTCACCGCTTACAAAAAATTAATCCTCGATCAACTTCGTCATCATCAACCACTTGCCAAAACAACCGATCATATCACGTGGGGGCTGAGTCGTTCGTTATCCGGCATCGGGGAGACGTTACCAGTTGACGTAACCGTGATGACGGTTGGGAATGACGTCGCGATCGTCTGCCTTCCCGGTGAGGTCTTCGTCGAATTGGGTCTGGCAATCAAGCAGGCTTCGCAGTTCCCGACAACAATCATTGTCGAATTATCGAACGCTGTTGAGACAATCTATATCCCACACCGGGCGGCTTATGCAGGTGGCAGCTATGAAGTAACCAACTCGGCAGTTCAACCCGGCAGTGGTGAAATGCTGGTTGAAACCGCTCTGACACTCCTGCGACAAGCGGCAACAGAAAACAAGGCGCATTGA